The nucleotide sequence GCTAAATACCTCATTTGGTATGGTGCCATGGGGAGATGCGCACCACCCTGATATTTCGCAAACGAATGGCGAGCTGGACGGGCGATGGATTTTTATAAATGAAAATAATACGCCAAGAATAGCCCGTATTAGCTTGGAAACTTTTGAAACTGAAGAAATCATTGAAATTCCGCATAGCGCTGGGAATCACTCTTCTGCTTATGTTACAGAAAATACGGAGTATATCGTTGCGGGTACCCGTTTTTCTATTCCTTACCCACAGGAAGATATGGCTATCGATAAAATGAAAGGCAATTTTAAAGGACCACTTACTTTTATTGCTATTAATGATGAAGGTAGGATGAATATCGATTTTCAATTGGATATGCCTGGTTTTAATTATGATCTTTCTCATCCCGGGCGTGGCGATTCTCATGGCTGGTTTTTCTTTACTACCTATAATACAGAAGAAGCGCACACCATGCAGGAAGTAAATGCTTCCCAAAACGATAAAGATTTTATTGCCGCGATTAACTGGAAGAAAATTCAGCAATACGTAAAAGATGGTGGTGGTGAAGAAATTGATGCGAAATATGCACACAATGTTTTCGATCATCATACGCAAACCGCAACCAGTACGATTGAAAAAAAGGTGCTGCGTGTAGATCCAAGAAAGGTAGAAGATGCAGTATTTTTTATGCCTACACCAAAATCTCCACACGGTTGTGATGTAGATCCTTCTGGCGAATATATTGTAGGTAACGGGAAACTATCAACAAATCTTACCGTACATTCTTTTTCTAAAATGCTAAAAGCTATAGAAAATAAAGATTTTGATGGTGATGCTTATGGTATTCCTATCCTTAATTTTGAATCGACTTTAGCAGGCACCGTTAAAGAGGGTGGTTTAGGACCTTTGCATACCGAGTTTGACGGGAAAGGAAATGCCTATACTACGTTTTTTATTTCTTCTGAAGTTGTAAAATGGAACCTTAAAACCTTTGAAGTATTAGATCGCCAACCCAGCTATTACAGTGTAGGGCATCTTATGATTCCCGGTGGGAATTCCAGAAAACCTTTTGGTAAATACATGATTTCTCTAAATAAAATCACAAAAGATCGCTATTTACCAACTGGCCCAGAATTAGAACATTCTGCACAATTATTTGATATTTCTGGGGATAAAATGGAACTACTTTTAGATTTTCCAACTCATGGAGAACCTCATTACGCCGCAGGTATCCCAGCTGAAATTATTAAATCGAAATCCAGAAAAATTTATCGCTTAGATGAAAACGAACACAAATATGCCGCAAAACAGGAATCTGAAACCAGGATGGAAAGGGATGGCAACGAAGTGCATATTTATTTAACTACCGTAAGAAGCCATTTTTCCCCAGATAACCTAGAGGGTATTAAAGTAGGGGATAAAGTATACTTTCATGTAACAAACTTAGAACAGGATTTTGATGTTCCGCACGGCTTTGCCATGATTGGAGCAAATACATCTGAACTTTTAATTATGCCGGGGCAAACAAAAACCATTATCTGGGAACCAAAACGAGAAGGTGTATGGCCGTTTTATTGTACCGATTTCTGCTCGGCACTTCATCAGGAAATGCAGGGTTATATAAGGGTTTCTGGTAAAAATGCCAATGTTCCATTAAAATGGACATTAGATGACGAAGAAATTAAGTAATCTAATTAGTTGAAATTTAGTTAGAGGGAAAAGCAGGCAAATTGCGGTTTGCCTGCTTTTTAAAAACTTTTACTCATGAAGCAATCAGGAATTTTAATGATTATTGGTTCTGCTTTATTACTTGGCCTCTTTGTATTTCCGCTTTGGAATATCCAACTTGAGGCACCACAGTATCCCGATCCTTTGGGAATGGATATTTACATAGGCGGAATTCAAGGAGAAGAAGAATTCGATATCCAGAATATAGACGGAGTGAACCATTATATCGGTATGAAAAAAATACCAACTCCATCTGAAATGTGGGAGTTCAACATATTTCCCATAGTGATTGGAATTATGGCAGCATTGGGGATTTTATTAGGTATTTTAGGATATTTAAAAAAAATAAATGTCAACTGGTTTTTAGGGTGGTTTATTTTAATGCTAGTGTTGGGAATATTAGGAATGATAGATTTTAATACCTGGCTTATCAATTATGGAACCAATCTAGATCCTAAAGCGATTCTTAAGTTAACCGATGCTCAGGGTAATCCTTTAAGTTACAAGCCACCCCTATTTGGATCCCAAAAAATACTGAATTTTACGGCACATTCTTATCCTCGTGGAGGAGCTTATTTTATGTTATTAGGGATGTTATGCGTTTTAATCTCGTGGTGGACCGGTAAACGTGTAAAAAACTGAAACTGATGAAAAAGCTATTTTTTATAAGCATTTTACTGATTTTGGCCGCTTGTAATACCAAACCGCAGGCTATTAATTATGGTAACGATCATTGCGATTTTTGTGAAATGACGATTGTAGACCAATCTTTTGCAAGCCAGGCAGTAACAGATAAAGGCAAACAATATAAATACGATGCCATAGAGTGCATGCTACAGGATCAATTACAAAATCAATATACAATCGCTACGAATCTAGTTTCAGATTATAAAAATCCTGGGGAAATGCTAAATGCTTATAAAGCGATGTTTGTAATAAACGACAGTATAAAATCACCAATGGGAGGTAACATTGCAGCATTTAAGGATAAAAGCAATAAAGCAGGGAAATTGTGGAGTTGGGATGAACTTCAGGAAAAATATAGCGACCATGATTAAACAATTACATCGTGTTTTTTTTTATCTGAAATCTAAATTTCTATGTGTTGCGCTTATTGTTTTTATGATTGAAAATAGTGCAGCACAAAAAATAATAGTTTGTGAAAACTGTGAAGTTAATAGTCTACAGGCAGCCATTCAACAAGCCGAAGCAAACGATACGATTTTCATAAAAAACGGAATTTATAAAGAACACGATGTTATTATTGATAAGGCTTTACATATCGTAGGCGAAAATTATCCGGTGATTGATGCTGAAATGGAGGGGATGGGTTTAAAAATTAAGACTGAGAATTTTTCTGTTGAAGCTTTGAAAATTATCAATGTAGGCACCAGTCATACTAAGGATTTTGCAGGCATTCTTGTTTCTGAAGGCAAAAAATTTGAATTGAAAAATAACATTTTGGATAATGTTTTTTTTGGAATTTTAATTGAAAGATCTTCAGAAGGAATTATTTCAGGGAATAGAATTGAAAGCAATTCAAAAGACCAGGCAACTTCTGGCAACGGTATACATATCTGGAAATCTGAAAATATACTTGTAAAAAATAATACGGTAAAAGGTTTAAGAGATGGTATTTATTTTGAATTTGTAGATAAATCGAAAATTATCAATAATACCTGTAAAAATAATTTACGGTATGGACTGCATTTTATGTTCTCGAATAATGATTTATATAAATCCAACGTTTTTGAAAATAATGGTGCCGGTGTAGCAGTAATGTATTCAAAATTTATTGATATGGAGCATAATCACTTCAGGAAAAACTGGGGTAGTGCTTCGTACGGACTTCTACTTAAAGAAATAACAGATTCAACTTTAAAAAACAATATTTTTGAAGATAATACCATTGCAATTAGTGCCGATAATACTAATCGCATAGATTTTCTGGAAAATGATTTCAGAAATAATGGTTATGCCGTAAGAATACGTGGTGCGGTTTACGATAATAAATTTAAGCGAAACAATTTCTTATACAACTCTTTTGATGTTGCTTACACCGGGAAACTTAATAATAATGAATTTCAGAACAATTATTGGAGTAATTATTCTGGTTACGATTTGGATAAAGATGGGATTGGTGATGTTCCTTTTAGGCCGGTAAGTTTATTCTCTTACGTGGTAAATAAAACTCCTGAAGCAATTATACTTTTAAGAAGTATGTTTATCGATTTGCTTAATTTTTCAGAAAAAGTCTCTCCTATTTTTACTCCGGCAGATCTTATCGATGCAGAACCTAAAATGAAAAAGATAGAATGATAACAATTACAAATCTTCATAAACAATTTGGGAATTTAAAGGTTTTAAATGGCTTAAACCTCCAGATTACCGAAGCCGGAATTATCGCTATCTTAGGCCCTAATGGTTCTGGAAAGACTACTTTAATAAAAAGCATTTTAGGGATGGTGTTGCCACAGCAGGGAGAAATAAAAGTAATTGATAGTAAAGTGCATAAACGCTATGGTTACCGACAAAAAATCGATTATTTACCGCAAATTGCTAATTTCCCTAGCAATTTAAAGGTGAAAGAACTTATCGAAATGGTAAAGGATCTTCGTGGCCAGTCCCCACGAGATAAGGAATTAATTCAACTTTTTAAGTTAGAACCTTATCTAGATAAAAAGCTTGGTAAGCTTTCTGGTGGGAGCCGGCAAAAAGTAAATTTAGTTTTATGCTTTATGTTTGATAGCCCTCTAATTATTCTGGATGAACCAACTTCTGGACTAGACCCTGTTTCACTTATCCGGTTAAGGGAGCTTATTCAGCAAGAAAAAGAAAAAGGGAAAACCATACTTATTACTTCCCATATTATGAGTTTTGTGGAAGAAATATCAGATAGAATTATTTTCTTACTGGAAGGTAAAATTTATTTTAAAGGCACGGTGAACGATTTAAAAACCGTAACCGGAGAGCCAAATTTTGAACATGCAATTGCCAAAATTTTAACCAGTAATCATGCTTAAAATATTAAAGTATAGCTTTTACGATTTATCCCGTAGCCGCTGGAGTTACGTATACTTCTTTTTCTATTTGCTTTTAGGAGTTGTATTACTTTTTTTAAATAACGATCTGTCTAATGCGGTAATTACCTTAATGAATGTTATCATTATTTTAGTACCGCTTATCAGTACCATTTTTGGGGTGATGTATTTTTACAATTCGCGCGAATTTACAGAACTTCTTTTAGCCTTACCAGTTAGTAGAAACAGCATATTTTTAGGACAGTATTTTGGTTTGGCCATATCCTTATCAACTAGCCTTATTTTGGGCCTTGGCCTACCTTTTATAGCTTATGGAGTGTTACAATCTGGTGCAATTTGGGATTTTGCCTCACTATTAATTTCAGGAGTATTTTTAAGTTTAATATTTACCGCATTGGCTTTAAATATCGCTTTATCCAACGAAAACAAGATAAAAGGTTTTGGGTTGGCGATTCTACTATGGTTGTTTATGGCTATAGTATATGACGGACTTTTTTTGGTGGCATTAGTTTATTTTCAGGATTATCCATTAGATAAGTTTTCTTTAATCACGATTATGCTTAATCCAATAGATCTTTCGCGTATTCTTATTTTGCTGAAGTTGGACATCTCGGCTTTATTAGGATATACCGGAGCTGTTTTTAAAGATTTTTTTGGAACAGCTTTAGGAACTATCATATCTTTTTCAGTATTAATTTGTTGGGTTATTTTACCGGTTTGGCGAATAAAATATATTTCTGAAAAAAAAGATTTTTAGCTAAACTACCTCAGATGGAAGTCTTATAAACCTTGAACAAACTAGTTGAAAATTTGGTGAATTTTTATATGAACTTGCAACAAAAAGCTGGACTTTAAGTTGAGTGACTATGTTGCTAGTTTTTGATGATGCATATCTATTTCAAATTCTTTAATGGTTCTGTTTCCTAAATAGGAATGGCTTCTTCTGATATTGTACCAGGTTTCTTTCCATTGAAATGAAAGATAGATAATTATGCCTTTGATCTAAGTTTATATTTATGCCAATATACCCAATCTACTTTTAGAGATTTAAAAAAGGATTCCGCTTCGGCATTGTTCCAGCAGTTTCCTTTTCCCTAATACTATTTTAATATACTTCTTTTAGATGTTTTAGAGTGAACTGAGCTGCTGACTCTAACTGCTCAGTAAGCTCTCAGTTATCTAATTGACCTATAATTTAATTTTTTAACTTCTGTGTTCAAGTCAATGGAAAATGAAATAATTTTCTCAGGAAGATTCGGGTATATCAGCAGTTTCATTATGAATTAAGGTGGAAGATAGTCATCTCTCCAGTGGGAACGGTTACAATTCTTTTACTGCTATGTTTACAGAATTTTTTTTGCTCTAAAAATATCCAAAATAACTTTTAGGCTATCTATCCTAAAATATTTTAGATTAAAAGAATTATTATGAGTTCACTCATAATTTAAAAGCCAGCAGTTCTTCAACTTTGTAACGTAGAATTTAAAAATCATCGTTATGAATATGTTACAAACAAAAACAGTAGGTCAAATGGTTACTCAAAATGTTAAAGCCGCACATGTTTTCAAAAAGTATAATATCGACTTTTGCTGTGGTGGCGGGATTAGCATCCAAAAAGCCTGTGATCGTGCTAATGTTTCTTTTGAAGATGTAGCACAAGATCTACAAAACCTTGATCATATTGAAGATCGTGCTACAGATTATAATAACTGGGAGTTGGATTTTTTAATCGATCATATTATCAATATCCATCATAGATATGTTGAAGAAAGTATCCCAATGTTAGTGCAATACGGTACAAAAGTAGCTAAAGTACACGGTGATGGCCATCCTGAATTGCTGGAAATCCAAGCGCTTTTTGCAATGGTCGCTACAGAGCTTAGCGGGCATTTACGAAAAGAAGAGCTCATTTTATTTCCTTTTATCAAAAAAATGCTTCAGTCCAAAACTGAGAATACCGAATTAGCCCATCCACAATTTGAGAAAGTAGATAATCCTATAAAAATGATGGAGGCTGAACACGAAGAAGCGGGCGAAATTTTAAGAAAAATTGCCAAGCTTAGTAATAACTATACACCACCTGAAGGTGCCTGCAATACCTATCGTGCTTTTTTCTCTAAATTAGATGAATTTGAACAGGATCTTCACCATCATATACATCTGGAAAATAATATTTTGTTTCCTAAAGCCCTTCAATTAGAAAAAACGATTCAGTATTCCGAATAATATAGCCTTTTTGGCTGGGTTCACTTATTAAATACCTAATCTGAAGCAAAACTTTTGGTTTTGTCTCTTTTTAAACTTTTTATATGACTAAAGAGAAAAAATTGTGGCTCACCTTTATTTTGGTGATGATTGCATCTTTCGCAGTTTTGGGCTATTACGGCTTTAAAATTTATCAGGAAGCGCCTCCGCTACCAAATAAAATTGTAACTACTGATGGAGAAAAAATTTTTGATGGACAAGAAATTAAAGATGGGCAGAATGTCTGGCAAAGTATAGGCGGGCAGGAAGTAGGATCAATATGGGGTCATGGTGCTTATACCGCTCCAGATTGGACGGCAGATTGGCTTCACCGGGAAGCATTATTTTTTTTAAATCATTGGGCTAGAGAAGATTTTGGCAATGCTTATGATCAGTTAGGGGAAGAGCAGCAGGCTGCACTGCAAAAGCGCTTACAACTAGAAATAAGGAAAAACACCTATGACGAAAAAAATAGGACGATTACTATTTCTCCTTTAAGAGCCAAAGCAATTGCATTTTTAAGCGATTATTATGCGGGGCTATTTATGGGAAATCCTGATTTGGATGAATTAAGATCGGATTACGCGATCCCAAAATATTCTATAAAAGACCAGGATAAAATGTATAAAATGAATGCCTTTTTCTTTTGGGCATCCTGGGCTGCAATTACAGAACGCCCAGATAGTGAAGTAACCTATACCCATAATTGGCCGGCAGATGATTTAATTGGGAATAAAGCTACGGGCGATTTAATAATCTGGACGGGATTCAGTATCATTTTATTACTTTTTGGAGTGGGGGTGATGATCTTTCATCATGCACGTCTTAAGGAAGAAGAAACTCCAGAAATACCCAAAGAAGATCCGCTAATGCGGCAAAATATTACCTCATCGATGTATGCTGTAAAAAAATATATGTGGGTAGTGAGTTTATTGATTCTTATTCAGGTAAGTTTTGGAGTGATTACCGCACATTATGGGGTAGAAGGCGATGCTTTTTATGGTCTTGACCTGGCTGATATTTTACCTTATTCCATTTCCCGAACCTGGCACGTACAGCTGGGGATTTTATGGATCGCAACCGCATGGCTTGCCACGGGACTGTATATAGCCCCCGCAGTTTCTGGGAAAGACCCTAAATTCCAGGTTTTTGGAGTTAATTTCTTATTTATCTGCCTGCTTATTATTGTACTGGGGTCTATGGCAGGACAATGGATGGGAATTATGCAGAAACTGGGGCTAGTAGAAAACTTTTGGTTTGGCCACCAGGGTTATGAGTATGTAGATTTGGGACGTTTTTGGCAGATATTTTTATTTGTGGGCCTTTTTGTGTGGCTTGCGCTTATGGTGAGACCATTAATACCGGTCTTAAGAAGAAAAACTTCAGAAAAAAATCTACTTATTATGTTTCTGGTATCTTCTGCCGCTATTGCTTTATTTTATGGTGCAGGGCTTATGTGGGGTAGACAAACCAATCTGTCAATTGCAGAATATTGGCGGTGGTGGGTGGTTCACCTTTGGGTAGAAGGCTTTTTTGAGGTTTTTGCTACGGTCGTCTCGACATTTCTATTTGTAAGATTAGGATTGTTACGGACAAAAACTGCAACTTTAAGTGTGTTGCTAGCTACTATTATTTTTCTTTCTGGTGGGATTATAGGTACTTTTCACCACCTCTATTTTAGCGGGACTCCAACTGCGGTAATGGCGCTGGGTGCTACCTTTAGTGCGTTAGAAGTAGTTCCGCTGGTACTTATTGGTTACGAGGTTTATGAAAATTATAAATTAAGCCGCGCCACCCGGTGGATTAAAGATTATAAATGGCCTATTTACTGCTTAATTGCTGTAGCATTCTGGAATTTTCTGGGAGCAGGAATATTTGGATTTGTGATTAATCCGCCAATTGCTTTATATTATATGCAAGGTTTAAATACCACGGCCGTCCATGCTCATACCGCTTTATTTGGAGTTTATGGAATGCTGGGAATTGGTTTGATGCTTTTTGTGTTGCGCAGCCTTTACCGTTTCCAGATATGGAATGATAAATTACTTCGTTTTTCGTTTTGGAGTATTAATATAGGTTTATTGCTGATGGTTGTATTAAGTGTGCTCCCAATTGGGCTTTTACAAACTGTAGCCAGTGTAAACCACGGGATGTGGTATGCAAGGTCGGCAGAATTTATGCAACAACCAGAAATGGCTGTTCTTAAATGGTTAAGAGTGATAGGAGATACTATTTTTGCCATAGGCTTAGTAACTTTTGTTTGCTTTGTATTTAGTCTTAAAAAGGATAAAAATATTCCTGATAATAAAAGCAGGCTGGAATAATGATTATAATAAAAAAATTTGAATTCAATTCTTGTTGAAATCACAAGAATTGAATTCAGGTTTTTTTGGATATTTTAGAGAATGCTTCAATTAAAGAAACATATAAATATTGCACTACTTTACTTTTTGATGGTTGGAGCTATGGGGGTCTTGCTTCGGCTTTTTTATGTAACGCCTGTATTAGTAAATTATCGATATATCGTTCATGCACATTCTCACGTAGCCTTACTGGGTTGGGTATATTTGGCGATATCGACCATTATTTACAGAATGTATTTTTCAGAAAAAGTAGTAGATAAAGCTTATCAAAAGATATTTCTGCTAACCAATATGAGCATTTTAGGAATGATGTTTTCCTTTCCCTTCCAGGGCTATGCTTTATTTTCTATTATTTTTTCAACACTTTTTCTAATTGCTTCTTATTTGCTGGCATGGTTTTTTTTAAAAAAGGTTCCCTCTAATTTTAAAAAAAGCTGTTCCTACTGGTGTGTTAAGGCCGCACTCTGCTATATGGTTTTGTCGAGTCTTGGTCCTTGGGCTGTTGGTGGGATAATGGGTACTCTGGGTAAATCCTCGATATGGTATAAATTAGCGATCTATTTTTATTTGCATTTTCAATATAACGGATGGTTTATCCTGGCGCTGATTGGAGTACTATTTTTTATTGCAGAAAGGGTTAAAATCGATATTCCCAAACAAAAATTTTTTCGTTTTTTCTGGTTAATAAATGCAGGTATTGTTTTCAGTTTTTTCTTATCGGTTTTATGGCTGAAACCTCCTGCTATATTTTACTGGCTTGCTGCACTTGGCGCAATGTTACAAGTGGCCGCTTTTTTTGAGTTTTTTTACATAATTAAAAAGATATGGAAATACCTCCAAGATCAACTTACCGTCATAAGCGCTTTATTATTGAAGATAAGCGCAGGATGTTTAAGCATAAAAATTTTACTTCAGTTATTTAGTGCATTGCCTTTTTTCGCTGAATTATCCTTTAAGTATACCGATTTTGTGATCGGATATTTACACTGGACCTTCTTGGGTGTTATAAGCTTAGCACTATTCGGTTTTTTAAATCATTTCAATTTTATAAAAATAAATCGCGGGCAATTTTGGTTGTATGTTACCGGTTTTATATTATCGGAAGGTTTAATTTTTTATAAAGGTGTATTCTTATGGATGAGATGGGGCTTACTTAACAATTATTTTGAGATACTGGTTGGGATTAGCGCGCTGATTCCTGTTTCTATAGGGGTTATTTTATTTCAGAATTTAAAAAGAAAAGCGACTGGAGATAATGAAAAATGAGATGTGATTTTATACTAAAACAAGTTATTTTTATAAAAACTAAAAAATGATCGAAACAGGGATACTTTTAGAATTTGGTGCTCAAAAATGCGAATATAATAAAGGGGATCGGTTATTTGGAGAAGGCGAGATGGCCCAAAATTACTACCAGGTGATCTCCGGTGAAATTAAAATGAATAATTATAATTTAGACGGAAAAGAATTTATACAAGGAATTTTTAAAGACGGGCAAAGTTTTGGGGAACCCCCTTTATTTGCAGATGTAAAATATCCTGCTAATGCTGAAGCTATTGTAAATTCTATAGTTTTCAAATTGTCAAAAAAACATTTTCTCGATTTACTTGCTAGAAACCCGGAAATTCATCTTAAAATAACCCAGACACTAGCTAAAAGACTTTTTTACAAAGCGATTATGGTTTCAGAAATTTCTAGCCAAGAGCCAGAGCATCGTATTTTAAGAATTCTTGATTATTTTAAAAACCATGTTCATAAAAAGGAAGTTCCCTTCAGTTTTAAAGTAAATCTAACCCGCCAGCAAATTGCTGACTTGACAGGTTTACGTGTAGAAACGGTGATCCGGGCCATGAAGTCATTAGAGAAAAAAGGAGAACTTAAAATTATTTCGAGAAAGGTTTATCGATAAAATGGAAATTGGATAATATGATATGCTTGTAAAATACAATGAACGCTATTAAATTTATTAGAAGGTATTTAAATTTAAAAAAAGCGTGCGTATCTATTAGCTTAGTAACATTCTTTACAAAAACTACGGAATTATCAAGCGATGTCCTTTTGCTTAATATTACTCGTCAGTTAAGGGTATGGAAATATCTCCCATGAAATTCATCTTTTCCAAATTCTAATAATCTAAAAAAGATGTCTTTAAGGGGATGTAACTGAAATTTGATAGTATTATCATTTATTTCATCTTTTATATAAAACCAAAAGGAAATTTCAGCAAATCAGTTTTTAACCAAACACAATGTCGACTTGAATTTTCACTATGCCAAAAGTATTGATAAAGAATTTGGTGATTTTGGAGTTGGAGCTAAAGAAATTTTTGAATCAATAAAAAGTTTTAAAAAAACGATCAAAATCTTTGGCTGCTCATCTATAAGAAACGAAACTATCATCTAAGGGGCAAAAAGAGTCAATAGAAACCAGTATGGGGCATAAATTAATTATATCCGAGTAAAAGTAGCAACTTCATAAAATTCCTTACTAAAAAAGTGGAACAACAATTTTATCAATTTAAAAATGTAGCACAGGTCTTAGA is from Zunongwangia endophytica and encodes:
- the nosZ gene encoding Sec-dependent nitrous-oxide reductase, with amino-acid sequence MKRYISLTILGIIGLILQSCGNQDSASKKSGAITSNAAERVYVAPGEHDEYYAFLSGGYSGNLTVYGLPSGRMLKEIPVFSQFPTNGYGYSEETAPMLNTSFGMVPWGDAHHPDISQTNGELDGRWIFINENNTPRIARISLETFETEEIIEIPHSAGNHSSAYVTENTEYIVAGTRFSIPYPQEDMAIDKMKGNFKGPLTFIAINDEGRMNIDFQLDMPGFNYDLSHPGRGDSHGWFFFTTYNTEEAHTMQEVNASQNDKDFIAAINWKKIQQYVKDGGGEEIDAKYAHNVFDHHTQTATSTIEKKVLRVDPRKVEDAVFFMPTPKSPHGCDVDPSGEYIVGNGKLSTNLTVHSFSKMLKAIENKDFDGDAYGIPILNFESTLAGTVKEGGLGPLHTEFDGKGNAYTTFFISSEVVKWNLKTFEVLDRQPSYYSVGHLMIPGGNSRKPFGKYMISLNKITKDRYLPTGPELEHSAQLFDISGDKMELLLDFPTHGEPHYAAGIPAEIIKSKSRKIYRLDENEHKYAAKQESETRMERDGNEVHIYLTTVRSHFSPDNLEGIKVGDKVYFHVTNLEQDFDVPHGFAMIGANTSELLIMPGQTKTIIWEPKREGVWPFYCTDFCSALHQEMQGYIRVSGKNANVPLKWTLDDEEIK
- a CDS encoding nitrous oxide reductase accessory protein NosL, with the translated sequence MKKLFFISILLILAACNTKPQAINYGNDHCDFCEMTIVDQSFASQAVTDKGKQYKYDAIECMLQDQLQNQYTIATNLVSDYKNPGEMLNAYKAMFVINDSIKSPMGGNIAAFKDKSNKAGKLWSWDELQEKYSDHD
- a CDS encoding nitrous oxide reductase family maturation protein NosD, with the protein product MIKQLHRVFFYLKSKFLCVALIVFMIENSAAQKIIVCENCEVNSLQAAIQQAEANDTIFIKNGIYKEHDVIIDKALHIVGENYPVIDAEMEGMGLKIKTENFSVEALKIINVGTSHTKDFAGILVSEGKKFELKNNILDNVFFGILIERSSEGIISGNRIESNSKDQATSGNGIHIWKSENILVKNNTVKGLRDGIYFEFVDKSKIINNTCKNNLRYGLHFMFSNNDLYKSNVFENNGAGVAVMYSKFIDMEHNHFRKNWGSASYGLLLKEITDSTLKNNIFEDNTIAISADNTNRIDFLENDFRNNGYAVRIRGAVYDNKFKRNNFLYNSFDVAYTGKLNNNEFQNNYWSNYSGYDLDKDGIGDVPFRPVSLFSYVVNKTPEAIILLRSMFIDLLNFSEKVSPIFTPADLIDAEPKMKKIE
- a CDS encoding ABC transporter ATP-binding protein; this encodes MITITNLHKQFGNLKVLNGLNLQITEAGIIAILGPNGSGKTTLIKSILGMVLPQQGEIKVIDSKVHKRYGYRQKIDYLPQIANFPSNLKVKELIEMVKDLRGQSPRDKELIQLFKLEPYLDKKLGKLSGGSRQKVNLVLCFMFDSPLIILDEPTSGLDPVSLIRLRELIQQEKEKGKTILITSHIMSFVEEISDRIIFLLEGKIYFKGTVNDLKTVTGEPNFEHAIAKILTSNHA
- a CDS encoding ABC transporter permease; the protein is MLKILKYSFYDLSRSRWSYVYFFFYLLLGVVLLFLNNDLSNAVITLMNVIIILVPLISTIFGVMYFYNSREFTELLLALPVSRNSIFLGQYFGLAISLSTSLILGLGLPFIAYGVLQSGAIWDFASLLISGVFLSLIFTALALNIALSNENKIKGFGLAILLWLFMAIVYDGLFLVALVYFQDYPLDKFSLITIMLNPIDLSRILILLKLDISALLGYTGAVFKDFFGTALGTIISFSVLICWVILPVWRIKYISEKKDF
- the ric gene encoding iron-sulfur cluster repair di-iron protein → MNMLQTKTVGQMVTQNVKAAHVFKKYNIDFCCGGGISIQKACDRANVSFEDVAQDLQNLDHIEDRATDYNNWELDFLIDHIINIHHRYVEESIPMLVQYGTKVAKVHGDGHPELLEIQALFAMVATELSGHLRKEELILFPFIKKMLQSKTENTELAHPQFEKVDNPIKMMEAEHEEAGEILRKIAKLSNNYTPPEGACNTYRAFFSKLDEFEQDLHHHIHLENNILFPKALQLEKTIQYSE
- a CDS encoding nitric-oxide reductase large subunit encodes the protein MTKEKKLWLTFILVMIASFAVLGYYGFKIYQEAPPLPNKIVTTDGEKIFDGQEIKDGQNVWQSIGGQEVGSIWGHGAYTAPDWTADWLHREALFFLNHWAREDFGNAYDQLGEEQQAALQKRLQLEIRKNTYDEKNRTITISPLRAKAIAFLSDYYAGLFMGNPDLDELRSDYAIPKYSIKDQDKMYKMNAFFFWASWAAITERPDSEVTYTHNWPADDLIGNKATGDLIIWTGFSIILLLFGVGVMIFHHARLKEEETPEIPKEDPLMRQNITSSMYAVKKYMWVVSLLILIQVSFGVITAHYGVEGDAFYGLDLADILPYSISRTWHVQLGILWIATAWLATGLYIAPAVSGKDPKFQVFGVNFLFICLLIIVLGSMAGQWMGIMQKLGLVENFWFGHQGYEYVDLGRFWQIFLFVGLFVWLALMVRPLIPVLRRKTSEKNLLIMFLVSSAAIALFYGAGLMWGRQTNLSIAEYWRWWVVHLWVEGFFEVFATVVSTFLFVRLGLLRTKTATLSVLLATIIFLSGGIIGTFHHLYFSGTPTAVMALGATFSALEVVPLVLIGYEVYENYKLSRATRWIKDYKWPIYCLIAVAFWNFLGAGIFGFVINPPIALYYMQGLNTTAVHAHTALFGVYGMLGIGLMLFVLRSLYRFQIWNDKLLRFSFWSINIGLLLMVVLSVLPIGLLQTVASVNHGMWYARSAEFMQQPEMAVLKWLRVIGDTIFAIGLVTFVCFVFSLKKDKNIPDNKSRLE
- a CDS encoding Crp/Fnr family transcriptional regulator — protein: MIETGILLEFGAQKCEYNKGDRLFGEGEMAQNYYQVISGEIKMNNYNLDGKEFIQGIFKDGQSFGEPPLFADVKYPANAEAIVNSIVFKLSKKHFLDLLARNPEIHLKITQTLAKRLFYKAIMVSEISSQEPEHRILRILDYFKNHVHKKEVPFSFKVNLTRQQIADLTGLRVETVIRAMKSLEKKGELKIISRKVYR